A stretch of Babesia bigemina genome assembly Bbig001, chromosome : III DNA encodes these proteins:
- a CDS encoding Rab7, putative, producing the protein MCTWGVSGAFLDFSTMARKRPILKIIILGDSGVGKTSLMNQFINKRFTNQYRATIGADFSTQEVTVDDKVVTLQIWDTAGQERFQSLGKAFYRGADCCMLVYDTTNQKTFESIESWKSEFLIQVEPKDPDSFPFALIGNKVDDVANRKVSANKATNWCKANNDIPHFETSAKTAHNVATAFLEIAKKAIARDTQDDEIYIPDTLLLDQRHVEQSGPNCQRGVASVIGCDA; encoded by the exons ATGTGTACCTGGGGTGTGAGCGGCGCATTTCTCGATTTCAGCACGATGGCGAGGAAGAGGCCGATTCTGAAAATCATCATTCTGGGCGACAGCGG GGTTGGGAAGACCTCCTTGATGAACCAGTTCATCAACAAGCGCTTCACCAACCAATACAGGGCCACAA TCGGTGCCGACTTCTCGACGCAGGAGGTGACTGTCGAcgacaaggtggtgacgtTGCAG ATCTGGGACACCGCGGGTCAGGAGCGCTTCCAGAGCCTGGGCAAGGCGTTCTACCGCGGCGCTGACTGCTGCATGCTGGTGTACGACACTACGAACCAGAAGACCTTCGAGTCCATCGAGAGCTGGAAATCGGAGTTCCTGATTCAGGTGGAGCCCAAGGACCCCGACTCCTTCCCGTTCGCACTGATCGGCAACAAGGTGGACGACGTGGCCAACAGGAAGGTCAGCGCCAACAAGGCGACTAACTGGTGCAAGGCGAACAACGACATACCGCACTTCGAAACGAG CGCCAAAACGGCACACAACGTTGCCACTGCATTCCTGGAGATCGCAAAGAAGGCAATCGCCCGTGACACGCAGGACGACGAGATATACATCCCCGacacgctgctgctcgaCCAGCGGCACGTGGAGCAGTCGGGACCCAACTGCCAGCGCGGAGTGGCCAGCGTCATCGGCTGCGACGCGTAG
- a CDS encoding Rer1 family protein, putative codes for MGVDSSRGGIIGFFVRMHQAYLDRLSSYVFIRWFYISFMTFIFWHHVIEYGMHYVVAYMYAVYLLNLLIRFITPLDFDDLCKAHEAEHGGTILPSNENKTANITLERMKNRENIYEFRPFLRQMNEFTFWLSATRATHAALFCSMFEFLDVPVFWPLLVFYFVLLFATTMREQLRNMIKYKYIPFDFGKKSYGTITRQRK; via the coding sequence ATGGGTGTTGACTCGTCCAGAGGCGGGATAATCGGCTTTTTTGTCCGTATGCACCAGGCgtacctggacaggctgtccAGCTACGTGTTCATCAGGTGGTTCTACATCTCGTTCATGACCTTCATCTTCTGGCACCACGTGATTGAGTACGGAATGCACTACGTGGTCGCGTACATGTACGCGGTGTACCTGCTGAACCTGCTGATCAGGTTCATCACTCCGCTGGACTTCGACGACCTCTGCAAGGCGCACGAGGCGGAGCACGGGGGCACCATCCTGCCGTCCAACGAGAACAAGACCGCCAACATCACCCTCGAGCGTATGAAGAACAGGGAGAACATCTACGAGTTCAGGCCGTTTTTGCGCCAGATGAACGAGTTCACCTTCTGGCTGTCCGCGACGAGGGCGACGCACGCGGCCCTGTTCTGCTCCATGTTCGAGTTCCTGGACGTGCCCGTGTTCTggccgctgctggtgttCTACTTCGTGCTGCTGTTCGCCACCACGATGcgcgagcagctgcgcaaCATGATCAAGTACAAGTACATCCCGTTCGACTTCGGCAAGAAATCGTACGGCACCATCACGCGCCAGCGTAAGTAG
- a CDS encoding Cullin family protein, putative, translated as MELKRAKPRLQVDFRVPLEVPPDSDDCMDHYLGQLKEFTKAVLVGSSGLMYNKSLIMEYVREMVWRRRSHELSAQLDAHLKDTIESMLADIDREIDEGSPENEDNDYRNRRVFDRMEMCWCHLRKALSELIQVCSQLESPANNGGFSIWAVAMSYFQSYLETRQKMKDRLMVAALDRIADYRRGSEVVFCQIRNIVEMFSFVQVYDKFEERLLAETRSHYHQRAAEVLSQNRITQAYYVIRDLMQHEEECCKKYLIKKSVENVLGVLRVQVLLLNAQTLMDRGELKQIIRRKDVQSMAVLLSIYENTEWSVMLHDAIFEASQSIGEDITTRLQEAAKAAAPAKSPELCRSFIAELYEFKSCIDVTVKGTLPASVDMRAKEQALWNKVINANEQVMEAVAIALASYADGAPHEMGAAEFVEDPRGIRFFMHVFRALTKKLNFEVYFRGMLTSRLLYDHGLNQVHSAVVANLKEECGAAYVAKLEALISDHNNSCKIADEFRSAQNEALAKLAGNAFPFSTLVVSKDTCIRAAPKEQPPADDAFQDCEVDGAAPQDTPLEVKVDPGLQVAKQLQDGFIDLYTARYKNRAVEYLPEFGSATLEMELNGACYELKVSACQAYCLLALNQMEQVSLSALRELMGNEYNEPMMREHLAVLNAPSSPVVVFRHPGISFATCTADDRFGLNPAFVPAERVLELQHRRPMFDERAAAESTHNAVEDITPAMEATIVRHLKINLEDSASNVFKVCAAKHPSIDRFYFNKVVDSLTERDFLRFEPQQDKLKYVP; from the exons ATGGAGCTGAAGAGAGCGAAGCCGCGCCTCCAGGTCGACTTCCGAGTACCACTAG AGGTGCCTCCGGACAGCGACGACTGCATGGACCACTACCTGGGCCAGCTGAAGGAGTTCACCAAGGCCGTCCTCGTCGGCAGCTCCGGGCTCATGTACAACAAGAGCCTCATCATGGAGTACGTGCGGGAGATGgtgtggcggcggcgatcgCACGAGCTGAGCGCGCAGCTGGACGCGCACCTCAAGGACACCATCGAATCGATGCTGGCCGACATCGACCGCGAGATCGACGAGGGGTCGCCCGAGAACGAAGACAACGACTACCGCAACCGGAGGGTGTTCGACCGCATGGAGATGTGCTGGTGCCACCTGAGGAAGGCGCTGAGCGAGCTGATACAGGTCTGCTCCCAGCTGGAGTCCCCCGCCAACAACGGCGGCTTCTCGATATG GGCCGTCGCCATGAGCTACTTCCAGAGCTACCTGGAGACGAGGCAGAAAATGAAGGACCGGCTGATGGTCGCGGCGCTGGACCGTATAGCGGACTACCGGAGGGGCAGCGAGGTCGTGTTCTGCCAGATACGGAACATCGTAGAGATGTTCTCGTTCGTGCAGGTCTACGACAAGTTCGAAGAGcggctgctggcggagACGCGCAGCCACTACCACCAGCGGGCAGCGGAGGTGCTATCGCAAAACCGCATCACGCAGGCCTACTACGTGATCAGGGACCTGATGCAACACGAG GAGGAGTGCTGCAAGAAGTACCTCATCAAGAAGAGCGTGGAAAACGTCCTGGGCGTGCTGCGGGtgcaggtgctgctgctgaacgCGCAGACGCTCATGGACCGGGGGGAGCTGAAGCAGATCATCCGGCGTAAGGACGTGCAGTCCatggcggtgctgctgtcCATTTACGAAAACACGGAGTGGAGCGTGATGCTGCACGACGCCATCTTCGAGGCGTCGCAGAGCATCGGGGAGGACATAACCACGAGGCTGCAGGAGGCGGCgaaggcggcggcgccggccAAGTCGCCGGAGCTCTGCCGCAGTTTCATCGCGGAGTTGTACGAATTCAAGAGCTGCATCGACGTCACCGTCAAGGGCACGCTGCCGGCCAGCGTGGACATGCGGGCGAAGGAGCAAGCCCTGTGGAACAAAGTCATCAACGCGAACGAACAGGTCATGGAGGCCGTGGCGATAGCGCTCGCCTCGTACGCCGACGGGGCGCCGCACGAGATGGGCGCCGCGGAGTTCGTTGAGGACCCGCGCGGCATCAGGTTCTTCATGCACGTGTTCAGGGCGCTCACGAAGAAGCTGAACTTCGAGGTGTACTTCAGGGGCATGCTCACCAGCAGGCTGCTGTACGACCACGGCCTGAACCAGGTGCACTCAGCCGTGGTGgccaacctcaaggaggagtGCGGCGCCGCCTACGTCGCCAAGCTGGAGGCGCTCATCAGCGACCACAACAACTCGTGCAAAATCGCCGACGAGTTCCGCAGCGCCCAGAACGAGGCGCTGGCGAAACTGGCTGGCAATGCGTTCCCCTTCTCCACGCTCGTGGTGTCCAAGGACACGTGCATACGGGCCGCGCCCAAGGAGCAGCCGCCGGCCGACGACGCGTTCCAGGACTGCGAAGTCGACGGCGCGGCCCCGCAGGACACGCCGCTCGAGGTCAAAGTTGACCCCGGCCTGCAGGTGgcgaagcagctgcaggatgGCTTCATTGACTTGTACACGGCCCGGTACAAAAACAGGGCCGTCGAGTACCTGCCGGAGTTCGGGTCCGCTACGCTGGAGATGGAGCTCAACGGG GCCTGCTACGAGCTCAAGGTTTCCGCGTGCCAG GCCTACTGCCTGCTGGCGCTCAACCAGATGGAGCAGGTCTCGCTGTCGGCGCTGCGGGAGCTCATGGGCAACGAATACAACGAGCCGATGATGCGCGAGCACCTCGCCGTGCTCAACGCGCCGTCGAGCCCGGTGGTTGTCTTCCGGCACCCGGGCATCAGCTTCGCGACCTGCACGGCAGACGACCGCTTCGGGCTCAACCCGGCGTTCGTGCCCGCCGAGAGGGTCCTGGAGCTGCAGCACCGGAGGCCGATGTTCGACGAGcgggccgcggcggagtCCACGCACAACGCCGTCGAGGACATCACGCCCGCCATGGAGGCCACCATCGTGCGCCACCTCAAGATAAACCTCGAGGACTCGGCCTCGAACGTGTTCAAGGTCTGCGCCGCCAAGCACCCGAGCATCGACCGGTTCTACTTCAACAAGGTCGTGGACTCGCTGACCGAGCGGGACTTCCTCAGGTTCGAGCCGCAGCAGGACAAGTTGAAATACGTGCCGTGA